CTAATTGGTTCTCTTGTTCCATCAATTCTCATAATGGCACTCCTTGTGTGTTTAAAATGTAATCATAGTTGATTACTCAAAAAAGTATTTTCGCGTCAAATTAATGTTCTTTAAAGACTCGAGCTCCCTATTTTCTAAATCTGCAGTTCTGTTATCTCAAGTTCGTTGTTTGTAATTTCGGTCTTTAATTTCATTAAAAACATTAACGCGTTCTAATATAATTTTCTCAATACAATATTTATTTGTCAATATAATTAAATCGAGTTTAGTTACTATCTCTCTTAAAAAGAGCTTCTTGTGGATTTTGGTATAAAATAAAAATTTGAACAATAGTCTCTTATATTCGCTTCCTGCTATGATGGCTAGAATGCGAAAGGTATTTATTTGGATCGGATCTTATGTGCTCTTGAGGCTCCTCTCTCTCAGGTATAAAATAGAGGTGAAGGGGCTAGACCTTTTGAAGGAAAAACAGGGGAACCTGTTTCTTCCGAATCATCCTGCTGAAATAGAACCCATTGCGATCTATAACCTCTTAGCACGAAAGTTTCATCCCCGTGCGCTTGTAATTGAGCATTTTTACTACTTGCGTGGCGCGCGCTTTTTTATGGATTTGATTCGAGCGCTTCCGTTGCCTAACTTTGAGCTGTCTGCCAATTCTTGGAAGATCAGGCAGGTGGAAAAATGTTTAGACAGGGTTTCAAATGAAATCAAAAAAGGAGAGAATTTCCTTATTTATCCTTCGGGTCATCTGAAGAGAGAAGGACATGAAACCATTGGGGGGAATTCTTTTATTCACTCCCTGTTAGAGTCCTGCCCTGAAACAAAGGTTGTTTTGGTCCGCACCAATGGCTTGTGGGGGAGTTCCTTTTCTTGTGCACTTAGTGAGAAGTCACCTGATTTTTGGAAGGGACTCAGAGAAGGGATAAAGGTCCTCCTAAAAAATTGGATCTTTTTCACCCCAAGGAGGAAAGTAACAATAGAGTTTGAGCGCGCTCCTGCAGACTTTCCTAAGGAAGGAACCCGCCTTGAACTCAATCAATACCTCGAAAATTGGTATAACAAATACACCCTTGAATCCGGGGAAATCGTCACGTCAGAACCTCTTCGGTTGGTCTCATATAGTTGTTTTTCAAAAGTCGTGCCTACCATTACCAAAGAAGAAAAAAAACCGCAGAAAAAAAAGGAACTCGACGTTCCTGATCATATCCGCAGCGAGCTTTATCGAGAGCTAAAAAAGTTGTCAGGAGTCAAAGAAATTACGGAAGAAATGGACCTTTCCCGCGATTTGGGGCTCGATTCTTTGGATTTGGCTAGTGTCTATGCGTTTATTGATCAAAGGTTCGATGTTGAGGCGACGCAGCTGGGTGCATTGAAAACCGTTTATGATATTCTTCTTCTTATTGTTGAAGGGAGTGTGGGCAAACCCAAGATCGATACGGCGAATCTAAAGCATTATGAATGGCCTAAAGAAGATTTCCGTCCCAAAGTGAAATTTCCTGAGGGAAAGACAATTCCAGAGTGTTTCCTTGAAACAGCTGATCGTATGGGAAAAGCGATGGCCTGTGGTGATGAAGTGAGTAAAATCATGAATTATCAAGAAGTCAAACTAGGGATCATCGTCATCGCGCGCAAACTTCAAGAGATGCCTGACAAATATATAGGCGTTCTCCTTCCCTCGACGATGGGTTGCAACCTCATTATCTTGAGCGTTCTTTTTTCTGGAAAGATTCCTGTGATGCTTAATTGGACAGCAGGAGAGAGGAGTATTAATTTTGCGAAAGAGTTATTAGGACTGAAGACGGTCCTTAGTTCTCGCCGGTTTTTAGAGCGTGTCGATGCCCTGGAGCTTGGAACCCTTGAAGAAAATTTGGTTCTCTTAGAAGACTTTCGGCAGGGGGTTTCCATTTGGAATAAGCTTTCAGGTCTTTATTTTGCTCGCAAGAAGAAAGCTGTACTCTACAAAAAATTTACACTTCAAAACATCAAGGAAAACGATCCAGCTGTGATCCTCTTCACAAGTGGAACCGAAAACTATCCTAAGGCAGTACCCCTTTCCCATAAGAATATCCTGAGCAATGAACGCGCTGCTTTCCAATGCGCTGATATTTACAAAGAAGACATCCTATATGGTGTCCTTCCTCCTTTTCATTCTTTCGGGTTTTCAGTCACAGGGCTTCTTCCTATTTTATTAGGTGTACGCGTCTTTTATGCACCTGATCCGACTGACTCTCATGGGATGGCCCGTGACTGTTTCTATCGAAAGATTACCATTCTCTGCTGCGCTCCTAGCTTCTACCGTAATCTCTTTCGAGTCGCAACACCACGGCAGCTTAAAAGTGTTCGTCTATTTGTTGCTGGTGCTGAAAAAGCCACACCTGAGCTCTTTGAATATGTGAAACGCCTTGGTGGGAACAAAGAGATGATTGAAGGATACGGGATTACCGAATGCTCTCCCTTTGTCACAATTAACAGGCAAGGAGTTCCTCGCGTTGGTGTTGGGCAATCGGCTCCTGGAGTTGAGCTTTGTGTGATCCATCCCGAAACGGATGAAAAAATTCCGAGCGATCAACAGGGGGAGATTTGCATTCGAGGACCCAATGTTTTTAAGGGATACCTTGGCAAAGATGCTCCGAATCCCTTTGTAGAAGTAGATGGGAAGCAATGGTACCGAAGTGGTGACCTTGGACATATCGCGCCGGATGGATCTCTTATTTTAGGCGGGCGTCTCAAGCGCTTTGTCAAAATTGGAGGAGAAATGGTAAGCTTGGTGGCACTCGAAGAGGCTATCACAGCATATGCGCTGCAAAATAAGCTTATCAAAGCAAATGCAGAGGAGCCGCAGCTTGCAGTGGGTGTTAAAGAGGGAGATAAACCAGCGCTCATTCTTTTTACGACTTTTGATTTAGAAAAAGATGTGGCTAACGGCGTTCTCAAAGAGGATGGGTTTGCGCGGATTATTAAGCTTTCAGCGGTCTATAAAATCGATGAAATTCCCATGACGGGTACTGGAAAAATTCAGCTCAGGAGGATCCGAGAGCTAATTGAGGAAATGCATGCTTAGAATCTTTAATACTGAAACTCGTGTAAAAGAGGATATCTCTCTCTCTAGAGGGGAAGATACTCTCAAAATGTATACCTGTGGTCCTACTGTCTATAACTACGCTCATATTGGCAATTTTCGCACCTACGTGTTTGAAGATCTCCTCCGTCGCTCTCTTAAATATTTTGGTTTTCCTTTAAAACAGGTTATGAATCTCACCGATGTTGAAGATAAAACCATCCTTGCTGCAAAGGAAAAGGGAGTTCCCCTTGCTGAGCATACACAGATCTATAAAGACGCTTTTTTTGAAGATCTCAAAACTTTGAATGTGGAACCCGTAGAAATTTACTCACCGGCAACTGACTACATTCCTGAAATGATCACAATGATTGCAACTTTGGTTGAAAAGGGATATGCCTATCAAGGAAAGGATGGGGGAGTTTACTACAGCATTAAAAACTTTCCCTCATATGGACGCCTTTCCCACCTCAAGCTCGATACTCTTCAAGAGGGAGCTTCCGAGCGTGTTTCCGACGATGAGTATGACAAAGAATCAGCCTCTGATTTTGTCCTTTGGAAACCCTATGATGAAGAAAGAGATGGAGATGTTTTTTGGGAGAGTCCCTTTGGAAAAGGACGCCCTGGCTGGCATGTTGAGTGCTCTGCAATGGCAACAAAGCTTCTTGGTGAGACCATAGACATTCATGTTGGCGGCGTCGATAATATCTTCCCTCATCATGAAAATGAAATTGCGCAGTCCGAAGGATGTACAGGAAAGCATTTTGTTCGGCATTGGATCCATGCTGAACATCTCATTGTTAATGGGAAAAAAATGTCCAAAAGTCTCGGGAATTTTTATACACTTCGCGACCTTCTTGATAAAGGATACACGGGCTTGGAAGTGCGTTATCTCCTTCTGTCAACTCACTATCGAACCCAACTCAACTTCACACTTGAAGGGATTGAGGCCTCTCGCCAAACATTAAGCCGTCTCCGTGAGTTTATCTGCCGTCTCCGCGGCGTTAATGCTCCTACTGGTGATTCCACTAAGGTTTTGATTGAAAAGGCCCGTCAAACCTTTAATGAAGCCCTTAGCGATGATCTCAACATCTCTGCAGCACTAGCTGCGCTCTTTGATATGATTAAACCTATCAATGCTCTCATCGATGCTTCAAAAATCACCTCTGATGAGGCTCAAGATGTTCTCTCCTTTCTTGAAGAAATCGACGCGGCTTTAGGTGTTCTTCCCTTGGAAGAGGAGACACTTTTCATCCCTACAGATGTTCAAGAAGCATTCGAGAAGAGGCAAGCAGCGCGCGCAGGCAAAGACTGGCCCGAGGCTGACAAGCAAAGAGACTACATCCATTCTCAGGGTTACCAAATCAAAGACAGTCCAGAAGGCTCTCGAGTTATCAAAGGCTAATCCAATAGACTTATGAGCCTATCCTGTGTTTAATAAATATTTTTAATCAGAAACTTCAACCAAAAATCTATAAGGGCAAACTGTAAAAACCCTCTGATTCCATTTTTCCAAGCCAGCTATGAGCCGTTGAGCGATGAGCAAAATTCTTTCCTTTGGGCAGAGCCCACCAAGGAGATCCTGTGCTTAAGACCCAGAAAATTGAGTTGATAACAGGTCTCTATGGATGAAGTTTTCTTCCTCGACAATTTCTGCTCGTCCATTCTTCCATTAGAGGCTCTAACAACTTAAAATACTTTTCACTTAACCCTTGGAACACCTTTTCCTCCGCTGTTCTTATTTTCAAAGGGTTGAGTATGCTAAAATTTTTTATTTAATACAAGATAGGTTTATCAACCTGAACCGATTTTGACATCTAAACAAGGTAATTATTTATTCTCTTTGGTATTCTATAATCTTTGGCAATTATAACAAGAATATAAGGATTTAAATCTAATATGTCAGCTTCTTTGCCAAGTGTCTCGACCAAGAAACCTCAAATCCAGTCATTAGAACAAAGTTATCTGCAGTACGGCTATTTATCTCCAGAAAGCATCCCTGATCGCATTCAAGCGAATACAGTCCATATTTCCTACCTTAAGGGAAAAGTCACTGCTGAAATTCGTGGGTCCAGTCTTTTTCAGCTGGGGTATCAGGAAATCAATGAATACTTCCAAAGACTATTTAAAACTCTTTCTGCAAGGCTGAAAGGAGAGCAGCCAGTCATTAACGCAGCATCAAGTGAACT
The window above is part of the Candidatus Neptunochlamydia sp. REUL1 genome. Proteins encoded here:
- a CDS encoding AMP-binding protein produces the protein MRKVFIWIGSYVLLRLLSLRYKIEVKGLDLLKEKQGNLFLPNHPAEIEPIAIYNLLARKFHPRALVIEHFYYLRGARFFMDLIRALPLPNFELSANSWKIRQVEKCLDRVSNEIKKGENFLIYPSGHLKREGHETIGGNSFIHSLLESCPETKVVLVRTNGLWGSSFSCALSEKSPDFWKGLREGIKVLLKNWIFFTPRRKVTIEFERAPADFPKEGTRLELNQYLENWYNKYTLESGEIVTSEPLRLVSYSCFSKVVPTITKEEKKPQKKKELDVPDHIRSELYRELKKLSGVKEITEEMDLSRDLGLDSLDLASVYAFIDQRFDVEATQLGALKTVYDILLLIVEGSVGKPKIDTANLKHYEWPKEDFRPKVKFPEGKTIPECFLETADRMGKAMACGDEVSKIMNYQEVKLGIIVIARKLQEMPDKYIGVLLPSTMGCNLIILSVLFSGKIPVMLNWTAGERSINFAKELLGLKTVLSSRRFLERVDALELGTLEENLVLLEDFRQGVSIWNKLSGLYFARKKKAVLYKKFTLQNIKENDPAVILFTSGTENYPKAVPLSHKNILSNERAAFQCADIYKEDILYGVLPPFHSFGFSVTGLLPILLGVRVFYAPDPTDSHGMARDCFYRKITILCCAPSFYRNLFRVATPRQLKSVRLFVAGAEKATPELFEYVKRLGGNKEMIEGYGITECSPFVTINRQGVPRVGVGQSAPGVELCVIHPETDEKIPSDQQGEICIRGPNVFKGYLGKDAPNPFVEVDGKQWYRSGDLGHIAPDGSLILGGRLKRFVKIGGEMVSLVALEEAITAYALQNKLIKANAEEPQLAVGVKEGDKPALILFTTFDLEKDVANGVLKEDGFARIIKLSAVYKIDEIPMTGTGKIQLRRIRELIEEMHA
- the cysS gene encoding cysteine--tRNA ligase, yielding MLRIFNTETRVKEDISLSRGEDTLKMYTCGPTVYNYAHIGNFRTYVFEDLLRRSLKYFGFPLKQVMNLTDVEDKTILAAKEKGVPLAEHTQIYKDAFFEDLKTLNVEPVEIYSPATDYIPEMITMIATLVEKGYAYQGKDGGVYYSIKNFPSYGRLSHLKLDTLQEGASERVSDDEYDKESASDFVLWKPYDEERDGDVFWESPFGKGRPGWHVECSAMATKLLGETIDIHVGGVDNIFPHHENEIAQSEGCTGKHFVRHWIHAEHLIVNGKKMSKSLGNFYTLRDLLDKGYTGLEVRYLLLSTHYRTQLNFTLEGIEASRQTLSRLREFICRLRGVNAPTGDSTKVLIEKARQTFNEALSDDLNISAALAALFDMIKPINALIDASKITSDEAQDVLSFLEEIDAALGVLPLEEETLFIPTDVQEAFEKRQAARAGKDWPEADKQRDYIHSQGYQIKDSPEGSRVIKG